One Alnus glutinosa chromosome 3, dhAlnGlut1.1, whole genome shotgun sequence genomic region harbors:
- the LOC133863983 gene encoding acidic endochitinase-like, with the protein MLSIGGGTETYTLSSAADARKLANYLWNNFLGGVSYSRPLGAAILDGIDFAIDTGTNQHWDELAKALAEFRPQKNVFLTAAPQCPFTDENRLAAALNTGLFDYVWIQFYNNAQCEYLGSADKLKSDWNLWATRISAGKIFLGLPAAPDAAYSGGYIPPSVLISEVLPYIKISPKYGGVMLWDRYHDILNNYSAIIKPYV; encoded by the exons ATGCTTTCTATTGGAGGCGGTACTGAGACCTACACCCTTTCCTCGGCTGCTGATGCCAG GAAGCTTGCAAACTACTTATGGAACAATTTTCTTGGGGGCGTATCTTACTCCCGTCCATTAGGTGCTGCGATCCTAGATGGCATTGACTTTGCCATTGATACAGGCACAAACCAGCACTGGGACGAGCTCGCAAAGGCCTTAGCAGAGTTTAGGCCACAGAAGAATGTCTTCTTGACAGCGGCTCCACAATGTCCTTTTACAGACGAAAATCGTCTAGCAGCTGCACTAAACACTGGCCTGTTTGACTACGTTTGGATCCAATTTTATAACAACGCTCAGTGTGAGTATCTGGGCAGTGCGGACAAACTTAAGAGTGATTGGAATCTATGGGCCACTAGGATTTCAGctggtaaaatatttttggggtTACCTGCGGCCCCAGATGCAGCTTACAGTGGTGGCTACATCCCGCCCTCTGTGCTTATTAGTGAGGTGTTACCTTATATTAAGATTTCTCCAAAATACGGGGGTGTTATGCTTTGGGATAGGTATCATGACATA